From one Verrucomicrobiota bacterium genomic stretch:
- the mbhE gene encoding hydrogen gas-evolving membrane-bound hydrogenase subunit E has product MHYVIMGILLLLAILAPLFGGFLLAFAGKKLGSKIGWMALSFPVFSFVLILTHLLVVGAQGGQVYSWPWIPSLGINFSILADGLAHFYGLVVSGMGILIIVYACSYMDNHAKEHGRFYAYMVFFMASMLGTVFSDNLMLLFVFWELTGISSFLLIGFNYEKEESRRGARMALLVTGLTGLIMMVGIIMLGIQVGTYSITEITERGIDIQWMVEWGNIVMFLVLIGAFGKSAQFPFYFWLPNAMAAPTPVSAYLHSATMVMLGVFLTARIYPIFNECSAWMPLLVSVGMVTMLIGAIWALFFSDLKQVLAYMTVSQLGIFIAFYGLAADELVVHDYLHIACHTFYKGSLFMLAGIIDHSLGTRDLNRIGGCARKLPVVSLLVIIGCATMAGIPGTIGFISKELYINEIFEFKENTWFFVAILGAFAVGATIKFIIGARIVWTLYWGKPSPAAGIEHHFHKPSALFTLPPAILAVAAVVLGVFPALSEPLWNGLLVPGIHEMNLPHLHLWHGWNEMLVTSLLIFAVGFILFALFWTGRRMDHLHLPIWLRLDKGFDWCVEKLPYVAYSVTRLLRSNQPFDYLLIVVSFFVLVTGTALVTAFIQYPTLFELIRPRPENSVSLLRTFSAILISLGVLGVVFLKKWTTQLLCLSVSGFLVSFYFFLYRAPDLALTQILIESVTLILLLLLMGRFTKKVQEGENITQPNPVREVIKIVISICAGVFITTMVLLATAAPNAHRVGDFFLEQSLPLAKGANVVNVIIVDFRGFDTLGEITVLVVAMLGCLGLLMRRKRSREEYDKGPTGQSGIVNAHTEEAD; this is encoded by the coding sequence TTTCCAGTCTTTTCCTTCGTCCTGATCCTGACGCACTTGCTAGTAGTGGGAGCGCAGGGCGGACAGGTCTATTCATGGCCATGGATTCCATCATTGGGGATTAATTTTTCGATCTTGGCCGACGGACTGGCTCATTTCTACGGCCTAGTCGTCAGTGGGATGGGAATACTGATCATAGTGTATGCGTGTTCCTATATGGACAACCACGCGAAAGAACACGGGCGATTTTACGCGTATATGGTTTTTTTTATGGCCTCGATGCTCGGGACAGTCTTTTCCGACAATCTGATGCTTCTTTTTGTCTTTTGGGAATTGACCGGCATTTCTTCATTTTTGCTGATCGGGTTTAACTACGAAAAGGAAGAGTCCCGCCGAGGGGCGCGCATGGCGCTTTTGGTGACTGGATTGACCGGGCTGATCATGATGGTGGGGATCATTATGCTCGGGATACAAGTGGGCACTTACAGCATTACCGAGATCACCGAGCGCGGGATAGATATCCAATGGATGGTGGAGTGGGGTAATATCGTGATGTTCCTAGTATTAATCGGGGCATTCGGTAAATCCGCCCAGTTCCCCTTCTACTTCTGGCTTCCGAATGCGATGGCGGCTCCGACCCCCGTGAGTGCCTATCTCCACTCGGCGACGATGGTCATGCTCGGGGTCTTTCTCACGGCACGGATTTATCCGATTTTCAACGAGTGCAGCGCATGGATGCCCTTACTCGTATCGGTAGGGATGGTGACCATGCTTATTGGCGCGATCTGGGCACTCTTTTTCTCCGATCTCAAGCAGGTGCTCGCCTACATGACGGTCAGTCAGCTCGGCATATTCATTGCTTTTTATGGGCTTGCGGCCGATGAACTCGTCGTCCATGACTACCTGCACATCGCCTGTCACACTTTTTATAAAGGCTCACTTTTTATGCTTGCGGGAATTATCGATCATTCCCTCGGCACCCGAGACCTTAATCGCATCGGCGGATGCGCGCGCAAATTGCCCGTGGTGAGTCTGCTGGTGATCATTGGTTGCGCGACGATGGCAGGAATACCCGGGACGATCGGGTTTATCAGTAAAGAGCTGTATATTAATGAGATTTTTGAGTTCAAAGAAAATACTTGGTTTTTTGTCGCTATTCTGGGTGCTTTTGCCGTGGGCGCTACGATTAAATTTATCATCGGAGCCCGCATTGTCTGGACGCTCTACTGGGGAAAACCATCACCGGCGGCAGGGATCGAGCATCATTTCCACAAACCCTCTGCATTATTTACCCTGCCTCCGGCGATCTTGGCGGTGGCGGCTGTCGTTTTAGGAGTTTTCCCCGCACTTTCTGAGCCTTTATGGAATGGGCTTTTGGTTCCCGGTATTCATGAGATGAATTTACCTCACCTACATCTCTGGCATGGATGGAATGAAATGCTCGTAACCAGCCTTTTGATTTTTGCGGTGGGATTTATCTTGTTTGCGCTTTTCTGGACAGGTCGACGGATGGATCATTTACATTTACCGATATGGTTGAGACTCGATAAGGGGTTTGACTGGTGTGTGGAAAAGCTCCCCTACGTGGCATATTCTGTAACGCGGCTCCTGCGATCAAATCAGCCTTTTGATTACCTTTTGATTGTCGTGAGTTTTTTTGTTTTAGTCACAGGGACAGCACTCGTTACAGCTTTTATTCAATACCCGACGCTTTTTGAGCTTATCCGCCCGCGCCCAGAAAATAGCGTGAGTTTGCTACGGACTTTTTCGGCAATATTAATCAGTTTAGGAGTATTGGGTGTTGTCTTTCTTAAAAAATGGACGACGCAGTTGCTTTGCCTCTCGGTGTCGGGCTTCCTGGTTAGTTTTTATTTCTTCCTCTATCGTGCACCGGATTTGGCATTGACACAAATCCTCATTGAGTCGGTGACATTGATTTTGCTCCTTCTTTTGATGGGGAGATTCACTAAAAAAGTGCAGGAAGGCGAAAATATCACACAGCCAAATCCTGTCCGCGAGGTCATTAAAATTGTCATTTCAATTTGCGCGGGTGTATTCATAACCACCATGGTTCTCCTAGCCACCGCCGCTCCAAATGCACATCGCGTGGGTGACTTTTTCTTGGAGCAATCGCTGCCTCTGGCCAAGGGAGCCAATGTGGTTAATGTCATTATTGTTGATTTCCGAGGGTTTGATACTCTGGGTGAGATCACGGTACTCGTCGTGGCGATGCTAGGATGTCTGGGGCTGCTCATGCGCCGGAAACGGAGCCGTGAGGAGTATGATAAAGGGCCCACTGGCCAATCAGGAATCGTTAATGCGCATACGGAGGAAGCGGACTAA
- a CDS encoding MnhB domain-containing protein yields MRKLDSFLYTNVIRVLFFIVNLVAIYLLLRGHNLPGGGFIGGLVSAISFVLLGIALGVEEIYRITRVDPARIAFTGLTLSVMSALIPVFIGDPFMQQYNTYWTLPLLGKTAVGTPLLLDTGVFLVVVGICTKIIFVLTQSTSRINALVREEEAVYYSILESPIEGDDVDADDQDFLEKKEEKSCK; encoded by the coding sequence ATGAGAAAACTAGATTCATTCCTTTATACAAATGTCATCAGGGTTTTATTTTTTATCGTGAACCTCGTGGCGATCTATTTACTTTTGCGTGGGCACAATTTACCGGGAGGCGGATTTATCGGGGGATTGGTTTCTGCCATTTCCTTCGTGCTTTTAGGCATTGCTCTGGGAGTCGAGGAAATCTATCGCATCACCCGCGTGGATCCCGCGCGAATTGCTTTTACCGGTCTAACGTTGTCCGTGATGAGTGCCTTGATTCCTGTTTTTATAGGCGACCCATTCATGCAGCAATACAATACATATTGGACGCTTCCCCTTTTGGGAAAAACAGCCGTGGGGACTCCTCTCCTTCTTGATACGGGAGTATTTCTCGTAGTGGTGGGGATTTGCACAAAAATTATTTTTGTCCTGACACAATCCACCAGCCGGATCAATGCCTTGGTTCGTGAGGAAGAAGCGGTGTATTACTCGATTCTAGAGTCGCCGATTGAGGGTGATGATGTGGATGCGGACGATCAGGATTTTTTGGAGAAGAAAGAGGAAAAGTCATGCAAATAG
- a CDS encoding NADH-quinone oxidoreductase subunit K: MQIDTAILIGVMFTCAIYLMLNQSFVKILFGIAILSNAANLLILAMSGCPDNAVEPFINGQGVPMVDPLPQALILTAIVIGFGTIAYMVLLLYRLFLDFKTTSAKDLYHEELDQRK; the protein is encoded by the coding sequence ATGCAAATAGATACCGCTATTCTCATCGGAGTGATGTTTACTTGCGCCATTTACCTGATGCTCAATCAGAGTTTTGTTAAAATCCTCTTTGGGATCGCGATCCTCTCTAATGCCGCTAACCTCCTGATTCTGGCTATGTCTGGGTGCCCGGACAATGCGGTGGAGCCTTTTATCAACGGCCAAGGGGTTCCTATGGTGGATCCGTTACCTCAGGCTTTGATATTGACCGCTATTGTGATCGGGTTTGGGACGATCGCCTATATGGTATTGCTTTTATATCGATTATTTCTGGATTTTAAAACGACCAGTGCCAAAGACCTTTACCATGAGGAGCTGGACCAAAGAAAATGA
- a CDS encoding proton-conducting transporter membrane subunit, with protein sequence MIAKELFLPVVIPLVTALIGLIWLKPGFSRRILYAVSGFLQLVIALWLVDKTKGGELLILPLGNWGAPFGIMLTVDLLGAIMLVLSSLTALAAILYGFAETPIRVGHPMRLPLMQFLVMGINLSFCTGDLFNLFVGFEIMLISSYALLTLEADDWDIKHAFPYLVINIFGSAIFLVGVGLCYGLTGTLNFADLCRIFGEMGPDPRIDIFAAVLVFVFAVKAGLFPLYFWLPHSYPTLPTSVAALYSGMLTKVGVYVLIRMLGTVLPHNLHYIYTALIWLAVATMIFGVLGALSRGFIRGILSYHILSQIGFMVLAIGFFTPLSVAAAIFYIMHHIIVKSTLFLIGGTAALLNKSDDLDFMGNLWKQAPFLGVLFLCQALSLAGIPPLSGFWGKYMIIVVGIEQGQWIPVAASVLASILTLVSMLKIWNGAFWKESTDVPVRSSDRRWVKMTAVIAVMTAISLVIGLGAEYFIGLAETAANTALDQQGYIQKVLTVQGKEGAL encoded by the coding sequence ATGATCGCTAAAGAACTATTCCTGCCTGTCGTCATTCCTCTGGTCACAGCGTTGATCGGGTTGATCTGGTTAAAGCCGGGTTTCAGCCGCCGGATCCTTTATGCTGTTTCCGGTTTTCTCCAGCTAGTCATTGCTCTTTGGTTAGTCGACAAAACCAAAGGCGGAGAACTTTTGATTCTGCCCTTGGGTAATTGGGGCGCGCCCTTTGGGATCATGCTCACGGTGGATTTGTTGGGAGCGATTATGTTAGTTTTGAGTTCGTTGACCGCTTTGGCGGCGATCCTTTACGGGTTTGCTGAGACCCCGATCCGGGTGGGGCACCCGATGAGGTTACCTTTGATGCAGTTTCTGGTGATGGGAATCAATTTAAGTTTTTGTACGGGTGACCTGTTTAATTTATTTGTTGGATTTGAGATCATGCTCATTTCTTCCTATGCCCTTTTGACTCTTGAGGCCGATGATTGGGATATCAAACACGCCTTTCCGTATCTGGTCATTAATATCTTTGGGAGCGCGATTTTTCTGGTAGGAGTCGGTCTTTGTTATGGGTTGACCGGAACTCTGAATTTCGCGGATTTGTGCCGGATTTTTGGTGAGATGGGGCCGGATCCAAGAATTGACATTTTTGCAGCGGTCCTCGTTTTTGTTTTCGCGGTTAAAGCAGGACTTTTCCCTCTTTATTTCTGGCTTCCTCATAGTTACCCGACATTACCCACTTCGGTGGCGGCGCTCTATTCAGGAATGTTGACCAAGGTGGGGGTCTATGTGCTGATCCGGATGTTGGGAACGGTATTACCACACAATTTGCATTACATTTACACGGCGTTGATATGGTTAGCGGTGGCGACGATGATTTTTGGGGTGTTAGGAGCCTTGTCTCGGGGCTTTATTCGGGGAATTCTTTCCTATCACATCTTGAGCCAGATCGGTTTCATGGTTTTGGCCATTGGATTTTTCACCCCACTATCGGTGGCCGCTGCTATATTTTATATCATGCACCATATCATTGTTAAATCGACGCTTTTCCTGATTGGTGGGACAGCCGCGTTGCTTAATAAAAGTGATGATTTAGATTTTATGGGAAACTTATGGAAACAAGCGCCATTCTTGGGAGTGCTCTTTCTCTGTCAGGCTCTTTCACTGGCGGGCATTCCGCCCTTGAGTGGGTTCTGGGGTAAATACATGATTATCGTTGTCGGAATCGAGCAAGGACAGTGGATCCCTGTGGCTGCCTCCGTACTGGCCAGCATTTTGACTCTGGTGAGTATGCTTAAAATATGGAATGGAGCATTTTGGAAAGAATCGACGGATGTTCCCGTGCGATCATCAGATCGACGTTGGGTAAAAATGACAGCCGTAATCGCTGTCATGACAGCGATTTCCTTGGTGATTGGTTTGGGAGCGGAATATTTCATCGGCTTGGCGGAGACGGCGGCCAATACGGCACTCGACCAGCAGGGCTATATCCAAAAAGTTCTCACAGTACAGGGTAAGGAAGGAGCGTTATGA
- a CDS encoding Na+/H+ antiporter subunit E — MKSFVLHLSITILWLLLSDKPSLGSFVVGIFIGFVLLYLFQPALQSYSYIYRGIAFFKYTLIFTWAFLASSVNVAWISVIRDPQKIKSGFLRYDVTGLSMVEIIILSYSIGLTPGTTPADLEDNDKTLVIHVLELDDPEAVSSEITTTLRNNILGFTRHKDTPL; from the coding sequence ATGAAAAGTTTCGTCCTTCATTTATCCATCACGATTCTTTGGCTTTTGCTCAGTGACAAACCTTCATTGGGTTCATTTGTCGTGGGGATATTTATTGGGTTTGTATTACTTTATCTTTTTCAGCCTGCCCTGCAGAGTTACTCCTATATTTACCGGGGCATCGCCTTTTTTAAATATACACTGATTTTTACATGGGCTTTTTTGGCTTCGTCGGTGAATGTCGCTTGGATATCCGTCATACGTGATCCTCAGAAAATAAAGTCGGGCTTTTTGCGTTATGACGTCACGGGTTTGAGTATGGTGGAAATCATTATTCTCAGTTACAGTATCGGTCTGACCCCGGGCACGACCCCGGCAGACTTGGAGGATAACGATAAGACATTGGTCATCCACGTACTCGAACTCGACGATCCCGAGGCCGTCTCCTCGGAGATTACAACCACTCTGAGGAATAACATTCTCGGATTTACCCGTCACAAGGACACACCCCTATGA
- a CDS encoding monovalent cation/H+ antiporter complex subunit F, whose translation MTIFYAICYGMLIISIFCGLYRLFKGPTVVDRMLSFDMITVCVIGLIVLFSITRQTVLFQDLILIFCLMGFASTVAFVFYLHRTDELLDEKKTDEIKVKSEEEK comes from the coding sequence ATGACCATTTTTTACGCCATTTGTTACGGGATGCTCATTATTTCGATATTTTGCGGGCTCTATCGACTTTTCAAAGGGCCTACGGTCGTGGACCGAATGTTATCATTTGATATGATCACAGTTTGTGTGATCGGGCTCATTGTCCTTTTTTCGATCACGCGTCAGACGGTTCTTTTTCAAGATTTGATCCTGATATTTTGCCTCATGGGATTTGCCAGTACGGTAGCTTTTGTTTTTTACCTTCACCGGACGGATGAATTGCTTGATGAGAAAAAAACAGACGAAATAAAAGTGAAATCGGAGGAAGAGAAATGA
- a CDS encoding monovalent cation/H(+) antiporter subunit G, whose protein sequence is MNFYDILSSIFIFAGCVFILAGSIGVVRLTDALARSHALTKSMTLGIILLQMGMGVGLYEEISGLKIILAILFLLVTIPIGGHLFVMVVYRKLVKNNAVIIQSTKKVD, encoded by the coding sequence ATGAATTTTTACGATATTCTCTCTTCGATATTTATCTTTGCCGGGTGCGTCTTTATTCTCGCTGGTTCCATCGGCGTGGTGCGTTTGACTGATGCCCTTGCCCGTTCCCATGCTTTGACCAAGTCGATGACGTTGGGAATTATCCTTTTACAGATGGGGATGGGTGTGGGATTGTACGAGGAAATCAGCGGGTTAAAAATTATTTTGGCCATTCTTTTTCTGTTAGTGACGATTCCCATCGGTGGACATCTTTTTGTCATGGTCGTATATCGTAAACTGGTAAAAAATAATGCGGTGATCATCCAGAGCACCAAAAAAGTGGACTAA
- a CDS encoding putative Na+/H+ antiporter — protein sequence MSYSINIRKLALIAVLSFSFLYVFPLLAATSEHGHDSTPALIPRSVDSYGDSHIESVSAVLKNRVEKEPFNLVATLLFLGAIIHTFMAGKFRSIAHHYDEEYKHKMKQKHEGGHFGRYIDQPAITSFKGKLFHFLGEIEAVFGIWCVPLLIIITLFYGGDAVFDYLDGVNFTEPLFVVVIMTIASTRPVVRFAESFLHKFASIGGASIAAWWLSILMIAPLLGSFITEPGAMTIGALLLAKQFYYYRPSETLKYATISLLFVNVSVGGTLTHFAAPPVVMVAGKWDWTMGYMFTHFGWKAVLGIVVSTLIYFVIFRKEFVRLTKETPEEKAADAHGVVGYWADRNLPIPHWITTTHLLFVAWTVFTLHHPVFFIGGFLFFLAFTEATMTHQNPVQLRSSLMVGFFLGGIVIFGSLQQWWLGPVLAHLGEVPLFIGATILTAFNDNAAITFLASQVPLLDPKLTTDPLLAETLRYAVVAGAVTGGGLTVIANAPNPAGQSILSKYFENGVSPLWLAIWAIPPTIIVALFFILMK from the coding sequence ATGAGTTACAGCATTAATATCCGTAAGCTGGCTTTAATCGCAGTCCTCTCCTTTTCGTTTTTGTATGTTTTTCCTTTGCTGGCCGCTACTTCTGAGCACGGCCATGATTCCACTCCTGCCTTGATTCCCCGGTCGGTCGATAGCTACGGGGATAGTCATATCGAGTCTGTGTCCGCTGTCCTGAAAAACCGTGTCGAGAAAGAACCATTTAACCTTGTGGCTACCTTGCTTTTCCTCGGAGCGATCATACACACATTTATGGCGGGTAAATTCCGCTCCATCGCCCACCACTATGATGAAGAGTACAAACATAAAATGAAACAGAAACATGAAGGCGGGCATTTTGGTCGTTATATCGACCAGCCAGCCATTACCAGTTTCAAAGGGAAACTTTTCCATTTTCTCGGGGAGATCGAAGCAGTTTTCGGGATTTGGTGTGTTCCTCTATTAATCATTATCACTCTCTTTTATGGAGGGGATGCGGTTTTTGATTATCTTGATGGGGTGAATTTCACCGAACCGCTATTTGTCGTGGTGATTATGACCATCGCCTCGACGCGGCCGGTTGTCCGGTTTGCGGAGTCTTTTCTGCATAAATTCGCCTCAATCGGCGGAGCATCTATAGCCGCTTGGTGGCTCTCGATCCTGATGATTGCGCCCTTATTGGGTTCATTCATTACCGAACCGGGGGCAATGACGATCGGTGCCCTGCTTTTAGCGAAACAGTTTTATTATTACCGGCCATCGGAAACACTCAAGTACGCGACGATTTCGCTGCTTTTTGTGAATGTCTCGGTCGGAGGTACCCTCACGCATTTTGCTGCACCACCGGTCGTTATGGTGGCGGGAAAGTGGGACTGGACGATGGGATATATGTTTACTCACTTTGGATGGAAAGCGGTACTGGGGATCGTCGTTTCGACTTTGATCTATTTTGTGATTTTTCGGAAGGAGTTTGTCCGCCTGACCAAGGAGACCCCGGAGGAAAAAGCGGCGGATGCGCATGGGGTGGTGGGTTATTGGGCCGACCGCAATTTGCCTATTCCCCACTGGATCACCACGACACATTTGCTTTTTGTGGCATGGACGGTTTTCACCCTGCATCATCCGGTATTTTTCATCGGGGGATTCCTCTTTTTCCTCGCCTTTACCGAAGCGACCATGACGCATCAGAATCCTGTGCAGCTGCGTTCCTCACTCATGGTGGGATTCTTCCTTGGCGGCATAGTGATTTTTGGTTCTTTGCAACAGTGGTGGCTGGGCCCCGTGCTGGCGCATTTGGGTGAGGTCCCTCTTTTTATCGGTGCCACTATCCTCACCGCATTTAATGATAATGCAGCCATCACATTCCTCGCATCACAAGTCCCTCTTTTGGATCCGAAACTCACAACCGACCCTCTATTGGCGGAGACTTTGCGTTACGCTGTCGTCGCCGGGGCGGTGACCGGTGGCGGACTTACTGTCATCGCCAATGCGCCGAATCCCGCCGGGCAATCTATCCTTTCGAAATATTTTGAGAACGGGGTCTCCCCGCTTTGGCTGGCGATATGGGCCATCCCACCGACGATTATTGTCGCGCTGTTTTTTATATTGATGAAGTAA
- a CDS encoding sugar porter family MFS transporter, with product MIPNIESQGTPKVKFIIMIVASAALGGFLFGFDTAVINGAVLAMKNYFGIGEWATGLAVSLALLGSAVGAFAAGPLADKIGRVRSMMICSGLFAASAIGSGLPFSIYDFIFWRVLGGVAVGAASVLAPAYIAEVAPASMRGRLGSMQQLAIVTGIFIALLLNFVIADAAGGSAENPWWLGLPAWKWMFLTELPPAILYGIAVAFIPESPRYLMAVGRTQDAKLVFTRLFGDEKVAQDKVLEIQQTLNAESKPHMRDLRGSALGLLPIVWIGIALAAFQQLVGINVIFYYSSTLWQAAGFGEGSALKITVITGAVNILTTLIAIAFIDKIGRKPLLIVGSIGMAAALLTMALCFSFATKGADGAPVLSGSMGIVTLLAANIYVFFFGASWGPIVWVLLGEMFPNRIRAAGLALGACIGWVSNFAVSTTFPPMLAGIGLGASYMIYGGMSVISFFFVWKYVKETKGKELEAM from the coding sequence ATGATCCCTAATATCGAGTCCCAAGGCACACCAAAAGTCAAATTCATCATCATGATTGTCGCATCCGCTGCTTTAGGCGGATTTTTATTTGGGTTTGATACAGCGGTCATTAATGGGGCGGTATTGGCTATGAAGAATTATTTTGGAATTGGTGAATGGGCGACGGGATTAGCTGTTTCCCTGGCGCTTTTAGGTTCGGCTGTGGGGGCCTTTGCCGCTGGACCTTTGGCTGACAAGATCGGGCGGGTGCGTTCCATGATGATTTGTTCGGGACTCTTTGCAGCGAGTGCGATCGGGTCAGGATTACCTTTTTCGATTTATGATTTTATTTTTTGGAGAGTATTAGGTGGGGTCGCGGTCGGGGCCGCGAGTGTTTTGGCTCCTGCCTATATCGCGGAGGTCGCCCCGGCCAGTATGCGCGGTCGGTTGGGGAGTATGCAGCAACTTGCGATTGTTACTGGTATATTTATTGCCCTTTTATTGAATTTTGTCATTGCTGATGCGGCCGGAGGATCAGCCGAGAATCCTTGGTGGTTAGGGTTGCCGGCATGGAAATGGATGTTCCTCACTGAGCTTCCCCCTGCCATCCTTTATGGGATCGCCGTAGCGTTTATTCCAGAGTCGCCGCGTTACTTGATGGCTGTGGGACGCACACAGGATGCGAAACTCGTTTTTACCCGTTTATTTGGTGATGAAAAAGTGGCCCAGGATAAAGTCCTGGAAATCCAGCAAACCTTGAATGCTGAGAGTAAACCGCACATGCGCGACCTGAGAGGGTCCGCTCTTGGGTTGTTACCGATTGTTTGGATTGGGATTGCCTTGGCGGCATTCCAGCAGCTTGTCGGGATTAATGTCATTTTCTATTACAGCAGCACACTTTGGCAGGCGGCTGGATTTGGTGAAGGCAGCGCCTTGAAAATCACGGTCATTACGGGGGCGGTCAATATCCTCACGACCCTGATTGCCATAGCCTTTATTGATAAAATAGGGCGTAAACCGCTTTTGATCGTTGGGAGTATCGGAATGGCTGCCGCCTTATTGACTATGGCCCTCTGTTTTTCGTTTGCGACAAAAGGGGCAGACGGGGCCCCTGTCTTGAGTGGATCCATGGGGATCGTGACCCTCTTGGCGGCAAATATCTATGTCTTCTTTTTTGGAGCTTCCTGGGGGCCGATTGTCTGGGTGCTCCTCGGTGAAATGTTCCCAAACAGGATACGGGCGGCGGGCTTGGCCTTAGGAGCATGCATCGGATGGGTGTCAAATTTTGCCGTGAGCACGACTTTTCCCCCGATGCTTGCCGGGATAGGACTGGGGGCGTCCTATATGATTTACGGGGGAATGTCTGTCATTTCCTTTTTCTTCGTCTGGAAATATGTCAAAGAAACCAAGGGTAAAGAGCTTGAGGCGATGTAG
- a CDS encoding ABC transporter substrate-binding protein: MTMKYSSLLALVFFGLLATSQAQGTYRILTEEDPPFNFTQNGEVTGYSAEAVTEIIKRSGGTGKIQVMEWDKAYQLAKQGPNTILFSMMRTDDRMGEFHWVGPIVIAELVALVKSSSDLKTVTLDEAKKLKVGTINGWYSEHSLKKLGFKNLQLYPTSKDAVQALMTGQIDILAMTEASAMAEINAEGLGRESVRKVATLEQLPLYIAISKDVPQKVINKWQDTLDEMARDGTSRKINQKWLGEVFLSAPKN; encoded by the coding sequence ATGACAATGAAATACTCTTCCCTCTTGGCACTCGTTTTTTTCGGACTACTGGCTACTTCACAGGCACAGGGTACCTACCGGATTTTAACCGAAGAAGATCCCCCTTTTAATTTTACACAAAACGGAGAAGTAACCGGTTATTCAGCAGAAGCCGTTACGGAAATCATTAAACGCTCCGGGGGCACAGGCAAAATCCAAGTCATGGAATGGGATAAGGCCTATCAATTAGCAAAACAGGGGCCGAACACCATTCTTTTCAGTATGATGCGTACGGATGACCGCATGGGGGAATTCCATTGGGTCGGGCCGATCGTGATTGCCGAGCTGGTAGCATTAGTTAAATCCTCGTCGGATTTGAAAACCGTAACACTTGATGAAGCGAAGAAACTAAAAGTAGGAACGATTAATGGATGGTATTCCGAACACAGCCTCAAAAAGCTGGGGTTCAAAAACCTCCAGCTTTATCCCACCTCCAAAGATGCCGTTCAAGCCTTGATGACCGGGCAGATCGATATTCTGGCCATGACAGAGGCTAGTGCCATGGCTGAGATCAATGCAGAGGGATTAGGTCGCGAGAGTGTGCGCAAGGTCGCGACACTCGAGCAGCTGCCGCTCTATATCGCTATTTCAAAGGATGTTCCTCAGAAAGTCATTAACAAGTGGCAGGATACACTTGATGAAATGGCCCGGGACGGTACTTCGCGTAAGATTAATCAAAAATGGCTGGGCGAAGTGTTTTTGTCAGCCCCGAAAAATTAG
- a CDS encoding AraC family transcriptional regulator produces MSQRIIIDLRPLGIPEVPVLGRYDYRQAQAGLLTHAHRDVMEICYLAKGRQTYRVGKNDYALRGGDVFMTFPGEEHSTGEAPQEKGSLYWFHILLPKNAGPFLNYSREDSRKLLHALQTIPHRHFPGHPLLGKILDEILKVSEIQSPLQKITLQNRVIDFLLKIIDCSRENPRQTISPVISQLMRYIEANAHQTLPLGVLAARIRLSLPRLKIRFKEEVGIPPAEYVLRCKIEEAKRRLTKSKSNVIDVAIDLNFPSSQYFATVFRRYTGLSPTQFRTKLLIAANER; encoded by the coding sequence ATGTCGCAACGCATTATCATCGATCTCCGTCCCCTTGGCATCCCGGAAGTCCCCGTCCTGGGCCGTTATGATTACAGGCAAGCCCAGGCCGGTCTCCTGACCCATGCCCACCGTGATGTCATGGAGATTTGTTATCTCGCCAAAGGCCGGCAGACATATCGTGTCGGTAAAAATGACTACGCTCTGCGGGGGGGTGATGTCTTTATGACCTTTCCGGGGGAAGAACACAGCACAGGGGAAGCACCGCAAGAAAAAGGCAGCCTTTATTGGTTTCATATCTTATTACCCAAAAATGCCGGGCCATTCCTGAACTACAGCCGTGAAGATAGCCGCAAATTGCTCCACGCGCTCCAGACCATCCCCCACCGGCATTTCCCCGGACACCCCCTTTTAGGGAAAATCCTCGATGAAATCCTCAAGGTTTCTGAAATACAATCCCCCCTCCAAAAGATCACACTCCAAAACCGTGTCATTGATTTCCTCCTCAAAATCATCGATTGCTCCCGGGAAAATCCACGCCAAACCATCTCGCCAGTCATCAGCCAACTCATGCGTTATATCGAGGCAAATGCCCACCAGACACTTCCTTTGGGAGTCCTCGCGGCACGCATCCGCCTTTCCCTACCGCGCTTGAAAATCCGTTTTAAAGAGGAGGTCGGCATTCCTCCGGCTGAATATGTCCTGCGTTGTAAAATAGAAGAAGCCAAGAGACGGTTGACCAAATCAAAATCAAACGTCATTGACGTGGCTATCGACTTGAATTTTCCTTCATCCCAGTATTTTGCCACTGTCTTCCGCAGATATACCGGGCTTAGCCCGACACAATTCAGGACAAAACTCCTGATTGCAGCAAATGAGCGTTAG